In one window of Bifidobacterium crudilactis DNA:
- a CDS encoding ABC transporter permease, producing the protein MTDSNARKGRHGLRRYGAAVKDMWRTSLTNWKRFLSIVLITMLGVAVLTGIYAGCRDTLLSADRFYDAQQLYDIQVVSSAGLTNDDVKALAAVKGVQSVQGEHAGAASVKIGGTQHLATINELGGSRLNQVAVQQGALPAKAEDVAVTKRFMVDSGARLGDRVGLTSTDAATGRAITAEYTITAVVLNPTDIANPEGYSTGTFRSQQTASYEFFVPSGSTDAAVYSAVSISVAGARQLDTFSDEYDSRVQTVIDRINDTVTQRREEARSRELERESTLLRQTASQSDGTSSADDGASTAESTAESTAESTVASTDASAAEVQWHITDRASIATFSNLKGDLSSIESIGRAFPVVFLVVAILMSLTAMTRMVEEDRGLIGTYLGLGYGRVPIASRYVVFALAACMVGGALGNVLGFIGIPAFLMKVLEGLYVIPNTAFSFDALYGLGGFVLFAVGVVGATLLACREEMSQMPAHLMRPKSPKVGSRVLLERWGWLWKRMSFLNKVTVRNIFRFKSRLLMTIGGVAGCTALIVCGFAINDTVQTLGAKQYGGVDRYDLLSIAVSDDAASTMRQKLADDGRVNRSVDLRVEGADLLNAVGESEAVRLIVVPDGEDIGDMVDFRPSAEGLSRTFGFSAEAGSRPRLTLGKSGLLVAQSAANAIGVRAGSAVSLRSDAHGQHSVKVQQVYRNLIGSDVFMSESLYKSVFGVAAQDFATNAVMATLKGDGDAQVRYAKDLEKSTAVASASSTVAMERGFSFDLMSAVVALIVALAGSLALVVLFTLSSTNVSERIREMATLKVLGFTDREVHIYVNKEMLLLAFFGTLLGLPLGRVVGGMLTGVLNMSGMFFEVEVHWSSYLISAGATMVFALIVQLFTNVVLNRIDPVSSLKSVE; encoded by the coding sequence ATGACGGACAGCAATGCGCGAAAGGGCCGCCATGGATTGCGTCGTTACGGCGCCGCGGTCAAGGATATGTGGCGCACCTCGTTGACGAATTGGAAGAGATTTCTTTCCATCGTGCTGATAACCATGCTTGGCGTCGCCGTGCTCACGGGCATCTATGCCGGATGCAGGGACACCTTGCTGTCGGCCGACCGTTTCTATGATGCTCAGCAGCTTTATGATATTCAGGTCGTCTCGTCGGCGGGGCTGACGAACGATGACGTGAAGGCCCTGGCCGCCGTGAAGGGTGTGCAATCGGTGCAGGGCGAGCATGCGGGTGCCGCCAGCGTGAAGATCGGCGGCACGCAGCACCTCGCCACCATCAATGAACTCGGCGGCAGCAGGCTCAACCAGGTCGCCGTGCAGCAAGGCGCATTGCCCGCCAAAGCCGAAGACGTGGCGGTGACCAAGCGCTTCATGGTCGATAGCGGCGCGCGACTGGGGGACCGTGTCGGTCTGACGAGCACCGATGCCGCAACGGGGCGGGCCATCACAGCCGAATACACCATCACCGCGGTCGTGCTCAATCCCACGGATATCGCAAATCCCGAAGGCTACAGCACCGGCACCTTCCGTTCGCAGCAGACTGCCAGCTATGAATTCTTCGTGCCTTCGGGCAGTACCGATGCGGCGGTGTATTCAGCCGTCTCCATATCCGTCGCCGGCGCGCGGCAGCTGGATACCTTTTCCGATGAATACGATTCCCGAGTGCAAACCGTCATCGACCGTATCAACGATACGGTGACGCAGCGCAGGGAGGAGGCCAGAAGCCGGGAGCTGGAACGGGAATCGACGCTGCTGCGTCAGACGGCATCGCAGTCGGACGGGACATCGTCCGCGGACGACGGCGCGAGCACTGCTGAGAGCACTGCTGAGAGCACTGCTGAGAGCACTGTTGCCAGCACTGATGCGAGCGCCGCAGAGGTGCAGTGGCATATCACCGATCGCGCATCCATCGCCACCTTCTCGAATCTCAAGGGGGATCTGAGTTCCATCGAATCGATTGGGCGTGCCTTCCCCGTGGTGTTCCTGGTCGTCGCCATTCTGATGAGTCTGACGGCTATGACGCGCATGGTGGAAGAGGATCGCGGGCTCATCGGCACGTACCTGGGTCTGGGGTATGGCAGAGTCCCCATCGCTTCACGATATGTGGTGTTCGCGCTCGCGGCGTGCATGGTCGGCGGAGCGCTGGGCAATGTTCTCGGATTCATTGGTATCCCGGCGTTTCTGATGAAGGTGCTGGAAGGTCTCTACGTCATCCCGAACACTGCATTCTCCTTTGACGCGCTCTATGGCCTTGGAGGATTCGTGCTGTTTGCGGTGGGTGTCGTCGGTGCGACCCTGTTGGCGTGCAGGGAGGAGATGTCGCAGATGCCCGCCCATCTGATGCGTCCCAAATCGCCGAAGGTCGGCTCTCGCGTGCTGTTGGAACGTTGGGGGTGGCTGTGGAAGCGTATGAGCTTCCTGAACAAGGTGACCGTTCGCAACATCTTCCGCTTCAAAAGCCGACTGTTGATGACAATCGGCGGTGTCGCCGGATGCACGGCGCTGATTGTTTGCGGCTTCGCCATCAACGATACGGTGCAGACTCTGGGGGCAAAGCAGTATGGCGGTGTTGACCGCTATGATCTGCTGAGCATCGCGGTCTCGGACGATGCCGCATCGACGATGCGGCAGAAGCTTGCCGACGATGGTCGGGTGAATCGTTCGGTCGACTTGCGGGTTGAAGGGGCGGACCTGCTCAATGCGGTCGGAGAGAGCGAAGCCGTTCGGTTGATAGTGGTTCCCGACGGGGAGGATATCGGGGATATGGTGGATTTCCGGCCCTCGGCTGAAGGCTTGAGTCGCACCTTCGGTTTCTCCGCCGAAGCGGGCTCCCGTCCTCGATTGACATTGGGCAAGAGCGGCCTGCTCGTTGCCCAGAGTGCGGCCAATGCCATAGGGGTCAGGGCTGGGAGCGCCGTCTCTCTGCGCAGCGACGCCCACGGCCAGCACAGCGTGAAGGTCCAGCAGGTCTATCGCAATCTGATCGGCAGCGATGTGTTCATGTCGGAGAGTCTGTACAAATCTGTTTTCGGCGTGGCGGCGCAGGACTTCGCCACGAATGCGGTGATGGCGACGTTGAAGGGAGACGGAGACGCTCAGGTCAGATATGCCAAGGACCTTGAGAAGTCCACTGCCGTGGCCTCGGCGAGCAGCACCGTTGCGATGGAGCGAGGCTTCTCCTTTGACCTGATGAGCGCGGTGGTCGCTCTGATTGTCGCCCTGGCCGGCTCTCTGGCCTTGGTGGTGCTCTTCACGCTGTCCAGTACTAACGTGTCGGAGCGCATACGGGAAATGGCGACGTTGAAGGTGCTCGGCTTCACCGATCGGGAGGTCCACATCTATGTGAACAAGGAGATGCTGTTGCTCGCCTTCTTCGGTACGCTTCTGGGCCTGCCGCTGGGTCGTGTCGTGGGAGGCATGCTTACGGGGGTGCTGAACATGTCGGGAATGTTCTTCGAGGTTGAGGTGCATTGGAGCAGTTATCTGATTTCGGCCGGTGCGACGATGGTGTTCGCGTTGATCGTGCAACTGTTCACCAACGTGGTGCTCAATCGCATCGACCCGGTGAGCTCGTTGAAAAGCGTGGAATGA
- a CDS encoding FAD:protein FMN transferase, with amino-acid sequence MQHHSGASAAADNPAVGSLRHVASFPEALGTGIVMHTESALDTQVLSDMGTMIEAYEQVLSRFRDDSLVQQMSKAEHGGSFDFPDYLNPLFEIVDLLFAATQGSIDPLVGADLVKLGYGPDLSFHPRPDVRESLGWVHGRSRWDETVTRHGTTLITRQAVQCDFGAVGKGFLVDLLSERCAEHSKHLLIDAGGDLNIRAATPVSIALEDPSDDEDAVGVAEILNGSLCASAPSRRRWTAELEGQGTGEQPDEQHLGHETGLVTLHHLLNAIDGMPVEDVMATWVTSPNPSGTTPLDVHDFGNFPSAVADGLSTALFVCDPETLSRSFPFECAVIRNDRTALVSRHFPGSLFIR; translated from the coding sequence ATGCAGCACCATTCCGGAGCATCAGCAGCGGCCGACAATCCCGCAGTCGGCAGTCTGCGACATGTCGCGTCTTTCCCTGAAGCACTAGGCACCGGAATCGTCATGCATACCGAATCCGCACTCGATACACAGGTGCTGTCGGATATGGGCACCATGATCGAAGCATACGAGCAGGTGCTTTCCCGTTTCCGCGACGACTCTCTGGTGCAGCAGATGTCCAAGGCGGAGCATGGCGGCAGCTTCGATTTTCCCGATTATCTCAATCCACTATTCGAGATAGTCGACCTGCTGTTCGCGGCGACCCAAGGCAGCATCGACCCTCTTGTTGGTGCCGACCTGGTGAAACTCGGGTATGGTCCGGACCTGAGTTTCCATCCTCGCCCCGATGTTCGGGAATCCCTTGGATGGGTCCACGGCAGATCGCGTTGGGACGAAACCGTCACCCGCCACGGCACCACCCTGATAACCCGGCAGGCCGTTCAATGTGATTTCGGAGCGGTCGGCAAGGGATTTCTGGTGGATCTGCTCAGTGAACGCTGCGCGGAGCACAGCAAGCATCTGCTTATCGATGCCGGAGGAGATTTGAATATCCGTGCCGCCACACCGGTCAGCATCGCGCTCGAGGACCCGAGCGACGACGAGGATGCAGTGGGTGTCGCCGAGATACTCAACGGCTCTCTCTGCGCTTCGGCCCCGAGCAGACGACGTTGGACCGCGGAACTCGAAGGCCAAGGCACCGGGGAGCAGCCCGACGAGCAGCACCTTGGCCATGAGACCGGCCTGGTCACGCTGCATCATCTGCTCAACGCCATAGATGGCATGCCTGTAGAAGATGTCATGGCCACCTGGGTGACCTCACCGAACCCGTCAGGCACCACACCGCTGGATGTTCATGACTTCGGCAATTTTCCGTCCGCCGTGGCGGACGGGCTTTCGACCGCATTGTTCGTCTGCGACCCTGAAACCCTGAGCCGCAGCTTCCCCTTCGAATGCGCTGTGATCCGCAACGACCGGACAGCCCTGGTATCGCGGCATTTCCCGGGTTCACTGTTTATACGGTGA
- a CDS encoding FTR1 family iron permease — MQSRMYSFAKRSMALFAVMVAACAMLLALLPQDTAQAADSGQYATWNDVATAANAQLDAAEQRYENGDTAGASSAFSASYNSVYVASNFAKVVNDTLGSDRQQQLQQQFQSIEQASYTAGNAASIRQEVAALQAALTSDARQLDANTTLADPTRYAKDLEQQIEEQRQQLEAAKKNKNTGRGERSWTQVATEMHTILDKAYQAASSGDGRKGSDLVNEAYYQYYEKLGFEKTVMNAISGRRVSQVEYQFKETRMAMVQGEPKARINTLVTDLKTMLSEDAKTLDGGAAGKVNGMTAFFTSAFGQAFVVLLREGLEALLVVAAIIAYLVKAGHKDKLRYIYWGVTAGLVGSALMALLFTFVFSSAGAHQELLEGVTALIAMVMLLYTSNWMLSKSSVESWNTYIKEKTVAAVSQGSVLSLALLSFLAVFREGAETVMFYQAIFTMAPSGGKEIWLGFAAATVVLAILFLLIRFTSVKIPIRPFFMITSALMAVMVVIFAGGGVHALIEGDIIPATYLPSVPTNDWIGLYPYAQTVIAQIVALIAVAALFTVSLIRQRRTRAVVSAVRE, encoded by the coding sequence ATGCAGTCACGTATGTATTCATTTGCGAAGCGCTCGATGGCGCTGTTCGCGGTGATGGTCGCCGCATGTGCGATGCTGCTGGCCCTGCTGCCGCAAGATACGGCACAGGCCGCCGACTCCGGGCAGTATGCGACGTGGAATGATGTCGCCACGGCAGCGAACGCTCAGCTGGACGCGGCGGAACAACGATATGAGAACGGCGATACCGCGGGAGCGTCCTCCGCGTTCAGTGCCAGTTACAACAGTGTGTATGTTGCCAGCAACTTCGCCAAAGTCGTGAACGACACCCTCGGCTCAGACCGTCAGCAGCAACTGCAGCAGCAATTCCAGTCGATCGAGCAGGCATCATACACTGCAGGCAATGCCGCGAGCATCAGGCAAGAGGTCGCAGCCTTGCAGGCGGCCCTCACCTCGGACGCCCGGCAGCTGGATGCGAACACCACGCTTGCCGATCCGACGAGATATGCGAAGGATTTGGAGCAGCAGATCGAGGAACAGCGGCAACAGCTGGAAGCCGCCAAAAAGAACAAGAACACCGGCAGGGGCGAACGCAGCTGGACGCAGGTGGCGACCGAAATGCACACCATCCTCGATAAGGCGTATCAGGCCGCATCCTCAGGCGATGGGCGCAAAGGTTCCGATCTGGTGAACGAAGCCTACTACCAGTATTACGAGAAGCTGGGTTTTGAAAAAACGGTGATGAACGCCATCAGTGGCAGACGCGTGTCGCAGGTTGAATACCAGTTCAAGGAAACCCGTATGGCAATGGTTCAGGGGGAGCCCAAAGCCAGAATCAACACCCTGGTGACCGATCTCAAGACCATGCTCAGTGAAGATGCCAAGACTCTCGATGGTGGTGCTGCCGGAAAGGTCAACGGTATGACGGCATTCTTCACCAGTGCGTTCGGTCAGGCCTTCGTGGTGCTGCTCCGTGAAGGTCTTGAAGCCTTGCTGGTGGTCGCCGCGATCATCGCGTATCTCGTCAAGGCCGGTCACAAGGACAAGCTTCGCTACATCTATTGGGGAGTGACCGCGGGACTGGTGGGCAGCGCTCTGATGGCGTTGCTGTTCACCTTCGTGTTCAGTTCGGCCGGGGCGCATCAGGAACTGCTCGAAGGGGTCACTGCGCTTATCGCGATGGTGATGCTGCTGTATACGAGCAATTGGATGTTGTCGAAATCCTCCGTCGAATCCTGGAATACCTACATCAAGGAGAAAACGGTGGCGGCGGTGTCGCAGGGGAGTGTGCTGTCCTTGGCACTGCTGTCTTTCCTTGCCGTATTCCGCGAGGGTGCCGAGACGGTGATGTTCTATCAGGCGATTTTCACGATGGCGCCGAGTGGAGGGAAGGAGATATGGCTGGGGTTCGCCGCCGCGACGGTGGTGCTGGCCATACTGTTCCTGCTGATTCGCTTCACCTCTGTGAAGATACCAATCCGCCCGTTCTTCATGATTACCAGTGCGCTGATGGCGGTGATGGTGGTGATCTTCGCAGGAGGCGGAGTGCACGCCCTCATCGAGGGCGATATCATCCCCGCCACCTATCTGCCATCCGTGCCGACCAATGACTGGATTGGTTTGTACCCCTACGCGCAGACGGTCATCGCCCAGATTGTGGCCCTGATAGCGGTGGCGGCACTGTTCACCGTGTCGCTGATTCGTCAGAGGCGTACGCGGGCGGTGGTTTCGGCGGTACGCGAATAA
- a CDS encoding iron transporter, which produces MTKKHFMAVAALVLSGALALSGCGSSSSSADKANSSESSSASSSDAGAGFEEVPIGDDQQKGPLNIGTVFFQPVDMEPAGMGLAAADANMHLEADIHALANNELGYAKGEFVPDLTVNYTITDENDASNTQSGTFMQMNASDGPHYGANIKLEKAGTYKLTYKIDSPAKKGWMLHTDPETGVTGKFWTDAITVSWDWDYTPHEW; this is translated from the coding sequence ATGACAAAGAAGCATTTCATGGCGGTCGCCGCACTGGTGTTGTCCGGTGCGCTGGCCCTGTCGGGCTGCGGCAGCTCCAGCAGCTCCGCGGACAAGGCGAACTCCTCCGAGTCGTCCAGTGCATCGTCGAGCGATGCCGGAGCGGGTTTCGAAGAGGTGCCCATCGGTGATGACCAGCAGAAGGGTCCGTTGAACATCGGTACCGTATTCTTCCAGCCGGTCGATATGGAGCCTGCGGGCATGGGCCTTGCCGCGGCGGATGCGAATATGCATCTGGAGGCGGATATCCATGCCCTGGCGAACAACGAGTTGGGCTATGCCAAGGGTGAGTTCGTTCCCGACCTGACCGTGAACTACACGATCACCGACGAGAACGATGCCAGCAATACCCAGTCAGGAACCTTCATGCAGATGAATGCTTCCGACGGACCTCATTACGGGGCGAACATCAAGCTGGAAAAGGCCGGAACCTACAAACTGACCTACAAGATCGACTCGCCGGCCAAGAAGGGGTGGATGCTCCACACCGATCCTGAAACCGGCGTTACAGGCAAGTTCTGGACAGACGCGATCACAGTCTCCTGGGACTGGGACTACACCCCGCATGAATGGTAG
- a CDS encoding DUF2318 domain-containing protein: MLEQFVTVMPGTLGAALVVMSASVMLGAGEGRNKPHSSAWRLYGLVIGCLGAIVFAGLRATAVINQRTVVNYPTLVCCVLADVALAVVLFRSRRTVSERAAHPRRLDVANAVAAVAIALIVFRALPDVILELTIFVAPGDPVFTSAMLLRALGFILGLAASVIVASILRTLRVTADRRFFDAAAMLLLALVFVQHLTALLTVMQTTGDVFLRGVSFRLLAWLINNGTPLIIAQVAVFAIPAIASIVAGFRMAADGENTAVVRQHTALRRHAKAAGVWTLLAVIGVTVALTYGVAQTNQVPVLSPPESYALSSDRTTATIKFSQLADGHLHRFEYKAKDGTVMRFIIIKKNGGAYGVGLDACDNCGDAGYYEKDGKIICKRCDVAINLATIGFAGGCNPIPFPYQAGHGSITIQTADLDALSAHFKS; the protein is encoded by the coding sequence ATGCTTGAACAGTTTGTGACCGTGATGCCCGGCACGCTTGGGGCGGCCTTGGTGGTGATGAGCGCCAGCGTGATGCTCGGCGCCGGTGAGGGCAGGAACAAACCGCACAGTTCCGCGTGGAGGTTGTACGGTCTGGTGATCGGCTGCTTGGGGGCCATCGTTTTCGCTGGCCTGAGGGCCACCGCGGTCATCAATCAACGAACCGTCGTCAACTATCCGACATTGGTGTGCTGTGTGCTTGCCGATGTCGCTCTGGCGGTGGTGTTGTTCAGATCACGGAGGACGGTGTCCGAACGCGCCGCACATCCGCGGCGTCTGGATGTCGCCAATGCGGTGGCGGCGGTCGCCATCGCGCTGATTGTGTTCCGCGCCCTACCCGATGTGATTCTTGAACTGACTATTTTCGTTGCGCCCGGGGACCCGGTGTTCACTTCTGCGATGCTGCTTCGCGCATTGGGCTTCATTCTGGGGTTGGCTGCTTCCGTCATCGTGGCCTCGATTCTTCGTACGCTCCGGGTCACCGCGGACAGGCGCTTCTTTGACGCGGCCGCGATGCTGTTGCTGGCCTTGGTGTTCGTCCAGCATCTCACTGCGCTGTTGACGGTGATGCAGACCACGGGCGACGTGTTCCTGCGAGGCGTATCCTTCCGGCTGCTGGCGTGGCTCATCAACAATGGAACCCCGCTGATCATCGCCCAGGTCGCGGTGTTCGCCATTCCTGCGATCGCATCGATCGTCGCAGGGTTCCGCATGGCCGCGGACGGCGAGAATACGGCCGTCGTCCGTCAGCACACCGCGTTGCGCCGGCACGCGAAGGCGGCGGGGGTGTGGACCTTGCTCGCGGTGATCGGCGTGACGGTCGCATTGACCTATGGTGTCGCCCAGACCAATCAGGTTCCGGTGCTTTCTCCTCCTGAATCCTATGCGCTTTCGTCGGACAGGACTACCGCCACCATCAAATTCTCCCAGCTTGCGGATGGGCATCTGCACCGCTTCGAGTACAAAGCCAAAGACGGTACCGTGATGCGCTTCATCATCATCAAAAAGAACGGTGGCGCCTACGGAGTCGGGCTGGATGCCTGCGACAATTGCGGCGACGCCGGATATTACGAGAAGGATGGCAAAATCATCTGCAAGCGATGCGATGTGGCGATTAATCTCGCCACGATCGGATTCGCGGGCGGGTGCAACCCCATCCCCTTCCCATATCAGGCCGGGCACGGCAGCATCACGATACAAACAGCGGATCTCGATGCTCTTTCCGCGCATTTCAAGAGTTGA
- a CDS encoding ABC transporter permease produces the protein MFLNRMVLRSLSRQLGRRVLIALSVGLSACVSVAMLGVVFDVGDKLNAELSTYGSNIVVQPKSDAVVSDLYASGDSGTSGGATKADPTSFIKESDTTKIKTIFWAYNITDFAPQLNAHAKVGVGCGAASGTVDESCTSHSVPLVGTWFNKRITASTGESSTVGVQGMRSWWKIQGRWAKDDGDEAMLGATLAKELDATVGDTLSVSKGEGARQLKIVGIFDSGDDDNGAVYLPSSIAQELAGLPDQVDRVEVKALTTPENDLARKAARNPGALSQEDWETWYCTAYPSSIAYQIEEVIPGSVAKQVRQVAALQGDVMKKTQAVMILMTALSLLAAAIAVANLMAAAISERSSEFALLKAIGASDGSVSRLVLLETASVSLVGAVVGAGLGSVMAQVVGHVVFGSGITMRPMVFVLVFVLLAVTILAASLSGIRSILRLRPAEVLHGR, from the coding sequence ATGTTTCTCAATCGCATGGTGTTGCGCTCGTTGAGCCGACAGTTGGGCAGGCGCGTACTCATTGCGCTGAGCGTCGGACTGTCGGCGTGCGTGAGCGTGGCGATGCTCGGTGTGGTATTCGATGTCGGTGACAAACTCAACGCCGAACTATCGACCTATGGTTCCAACATCGTGGTCCAGCCGAAATCGGATGCCGTGGTCTCCGATCTGTATGCATCCGGTGATTCCGGAACTTCCGGCGGCGCGACGAAAGCCGACCCCACGTCATTCATCAAGGAATCGGATACCACCAAAATCAAGACGATTTTCTGGGCATACAACATCACCGATTTCGCTCCCCAATTGAACGCCCACGCGAAGGTCGGTGTGGGTTGCGGCGCTGCGTCCGGCACGGTGGACGAGTCATGCACCTCACACTCGGTTCCTCTGGTCGGTACCTGGTTCAACAAGCGCATCACGGCTTCCACAGGGGAATCCTCGACGGTCGGCGTGCAGGGCATGCGTTCATGGTGGAAGATTCAAGGACGTTGGGCGAAGGATGACGGCGATGAGGCGATGCTCGGTGCCACGTTGGCCAAGGAGCTCGATGCCACCGTCGGTGACACGCTCAGCGTCAGCAAAGGCGAGGGCGCCCGTCAGCTGAAAATCGTCGGGATATTCGATTCCGGTGATGACGACAACGGCGCGGTGTATCTGCCGTCGTCGATAGCGCAGGAACTGGCGGGTCTGCCTGACCAGGTGGACCGTGTGGAGGTCAAGGCTCTGACCACTCCGGAGAATGACCTGGCGCGCAAGGCGGCGCGGAATCCCGGAGCGCTGTCCCAGGAGGACTGGGAGACATGGTATTGCACGGCATACCCTTCGTCGATCGCCTATCAGATCGAGGAGGTCATACCCGGTTCCGTGGCGAAGCAGGTGCGGCAGGTCGCCGCCTTGCAGGGTGACGTGATGAAGAAGACGCAGGCGGTCATGATTCTCATGACCGCATTGAGCCTGCTTGCCGCCGCCATCGCCGTGGCGAATCTTATGGCGGCCGCCATCTCGGAGCGCTCGTCCGAATTCGCCTTGCTGAAGGCGATAGGTGCGAGCGATGGCTCGGTGAGCAGGCTCGTCCTCCTGGAGACGGCTTCCGTAAGCCTTGTCGGTGCGGTGGTCGGGGCCGGTCTCGGTTCCGTGATGGCCCAGGTGGTAGGCCATGTGGTGTTCGGATCGGGAATCACCATGCGACCGATGGTGTTCGTGCTGGTGTTCGTGCTACTGGCTGTGACTATCCTGGCGGCATCGTTGTCCGGTATTCGCTCGATTCTCAGGTTGCGGCCTGCGGAGGTGTTGCATGGCAGGTAA
- a CDS encoding ABC transporter permease: MTNGRMFAVMILGAVFRRRSRALMAVIASTVGAATLFCLAAVCIAVPQQMSEDMRSYGANLVVTAVEKDSSAKAGIAEDMVTHTTEMIEAKAPAKLATYRYDTVRINAASYMMAGIDPTAVKTLNHHWSVEGAWPSEGQVLVGTDVASALGLKVGSDITIAYRSADNTGATAAAGSGGGTPSGGAGSTPSATGTDGRVSTDIMEEGGVSFRVAGIVDTGGSEDQIVYATTKDLDALAGSTRGADVLEYSVDASSKDLDSIVRSINAMSSMGVKAQTVTKITTSNTKIITMLQTLFWLVSVVVLVLTFVGVGTTMTSIVSQRRNEIGLRKALGAPSSRVGTEFYAESALYGLLGGVLGTGLGYCLAWMLCSVVFDHDLRMNWPLALAAVICSMLIAVVATIRPVRKASGINPAVVLREE, translated from the coding sequence ATGACCAACGGACGGATGTTCGCGGTCATGATTCTCGGCGCGGTGTTCCGTCGGCGGTCGCGTGCGCTGATGGCGGTTATCGCGTCCACAGTTGGCGCGGCGACCCTGTTCTGCCTGGCTGCGGTGTGTATCGCCGTCCCGCAGCAGATGAGCGAGGATATGCGTTCCTACGGGGCGAATCTGGTGGTCACCGCCGTGGAGAAGGACTCCTCCGCCAAAGCGGGCATCGCCGAGGATATGGTCACTCATACCACGGAAATGATAGAAGCAAAGGCTCCGGCCAAACTCGCGACATACCGCTACGACACCGTGCGCATCAACGCCGCCTCCTACATGATGGCCGGCATCGATCCGACGGCGGTGAAAACGCTCAACCACCACTGGAGCGTCGAAGGTGCGTGGCCCTCCGAAGGCCAGGTTCTCGTGGGCACGGATGTCGCCTCGGCCCTCGGACTCAAGGTCGGCAGTGATATCACCATCGCCTACCGTTCCGCCGACAATACCGGAGCCACGGCTGCTGCAGGAAGCGGCGGCGGCACCCCGAGTGGAGGGGCCGGGTCGACGCCGTCGGCGACCGGCACCGACGGTCGGGTCTCGACGGACATCATGGAGGAGGGCGGGGTGAGCTTCCGTGTTGCCGGCATCGTGGATACCGGCGGTTCGGAGGACCAGATCGTTTACGCGACGACGAAGGATCTCGACGCACTCGCCGGGTCGACTCGTGGAGCGGATGTACTCGAATATTCTGTGGATGCCTCGTCGAAGGACCTGGACTCCATCGTCCGGAGCATCAACGCGATGAGCAGTATGGGAGTCAAAGCGCAGACCGTCACGAAAATCACCACATCGAACACGAAAATCATCACCATGCTGCAAACACTGTTCTGGCTGGTTTCGGTGGTGGTGCTGGTGCTGACCTTCGTGGGTGTGGGGACGACGATGACCTCAATCGTGTCCCAGCGCCGCAATGAAATCGGTTTGCGCAAGGCTCTTGGCGCGCCGTCTTCACGTGTAGGGACCGAGTTCTATGCCGAATCGGCGCTGTACGGCCTGCTTGGCGGCGTGCTTGGCACCGGGCTGGGGTATTGCCTGGCCTGGATGCTGTGCTCAGTGGTGTTCGACCATGACCTGCGGATGAATTGGCCTTTGGCGCTCGCTGCCGTGATCTGCAGCATGCTTATCGCAGTGGTGGCGACCATCCGGCCTGTTCGCAAGGCTTCTGGCATAAATCCGGCAGTCGTGTTGAGGGAGGAATAA
- a CDS encoding ABC transporter ATP-binding protein, which produces MLLELDHVSKIYGDLHAVDDLSLSVGEGEWLAIVGSSGSGKTTLMNIVGCMDTPSEGSVSLEGRQLNDLNAGQLADVRKNVIGLVFQKFYLVPHLTAVENVMVAQYYHSVVDEEQAMESLRNVGLEDRAHHLPGQLSGGEQQRVCIARALINCPKLILADEPTGNLDGANEKIVLDLFKQLHEQGTTIIVVTHDALVASCAQREIMLNHGVLVGEQWNDEDARRRYVEAGGKPGVAEAASMSDRVSDQEAAPSSDIPVGFADPTKAAKTDGASLPDDTGV; this is translated from the coding sequence ATGTTGCTCGAATTGGACCATGTGTCGAAGATCTATGGTGATCTTCATGCGGTCGATGACCTGAGCCTGTCGGTCGGGGAAGGCGAATGGCTCGCCATCGTCGGCTCGTCCGGCTCCGGCAAGACCACATTGATGAACATCGTCGGCTGCATGGATACGCCAAGCGAGGGCAGCGTCTCGCTGGAGGGCCGTCAGCTCAATGACCTGAATGCCGGTCAGCTTGCCGACGTTCGCAAGAACGTCATCGGCCTGGTGTTCCAGAAGTTTTATCTGGTGCCCCACCTCACAGCTGTGGAGAACGTGATGGTGGCCCAGTATTACCACTCGGTGGTCGACGAGGAGCAGGCCATGGAGAGTCTGAGGAACGTGGGCCTCGAGGATCGCGCGCATCATCTGCCCGGGCAGCTGTCCGGTGGGGAGCAGCAGCGCGTCTGCATCGCCCGGGCGCTCATCAATTGTCCGAAGCTGATTCTCGCTGATGAGCCGACAGGCAATCTCGACGGCGCGAATGAAAAAATCGTGCTGGACCTTTTCAAGCAGCTCCATGAACAAGGCACCACCATCATCGTGGTGACCCATGATGCCTTGGTCGCGTCCTGCGCGCAACGCGAGATCATGCTCAATCACGGTGTGCTCGTTGGCGAACAATGGAACGATGAGGATGCCCGGAGACGATATGTCGAGGCGGGCGGCAAGCCTGGCGTTGCCGAGGCCGCGTCGATGAGCGACCGGGTTTCGGATCAGGAAGCGGCGCCTTCAAGCGACATCCCGGTAGGATTCGCGGACCCGACCAAAGCCGCGAAAACAGATGGCGCAAGTCTCCCAGACGACACGGGCGTCTGA